A single genomic interval of Theropithecus gelada isolate Dixy chromosome 16, Tgel_1.0, whole genome shotgun sequence harbors:
- the SMCO4 gene encoding single-pass membrane and coiled-coil domain-containing protein 4 has translation MQQLKGKPRKETWKDKKEQKQAMQEARQQITTVALPTLATVMLLIVVFVYMATRPTINK, from the coding sequence ATGCAGCAGCTCAAAGGGAAGCCCAGGAAGGAGACATGGAAAGACAAGAAGGAGCAGAAGCAAGCCATGCAGGAGGCCCGGCAGCAGATCACCACGGTGGCACTGCCCACGCTGGCCACGGTCATGCTCCTGATCGTGGTGTTTGTGTACATGGCCACACGCCCCACCATCAACAAGTGA